The window CAAAAAGAGCAATTTTGCTGAAAGATGGGCTGGGTATAACCACATTAGAACAGCTTAAAAGCGCTGCAGAGCAAAATAAAATAAGTACGCTTGATGGTTTTGGACAAAAGAGCCAGCAAAACATACTGCAAAGCATTGCAAACCACAAAAAATACTCAGGACGCACATTACTCTCCTATGCGCTTGAAAATGCCGAAAACCTCCTATCAATAATTAAGCAAAATCCAAAAGTTTTAGAAATATCCATCGCCGGCTCTTTACGCAGATACAAGGAAACCATAGGCGATATAGATATTCTTTGTTCCGTAAAAATCGGTTCTGAAGAAGAAATAATAAATCTATTTACAAACCTACCAGAGGTTCAGACCGTAATTGTCAAAGGCACAAAAAAAACATCAGTAAAACTTGTAAGCGACATACAAGTAGATTTGCGCGTTGTACCACAAACTTCCTTTGCTACCGCTCTTCAATATTTTACAGGTTCAAAAGAACACAATGTTGTTTTACGCGAAAGAGCAAACAAACTCGGACTTACACTAAATGAATATGGACTCTATAAACTCACTGATAAAAACACACCATTACCTTGTGCCAGCGAAAAAGATATTTACAAGACGCTTAAAATGCAGTATATTCCGCCGCCATTGCGCGAAAACCGCGGAGAAATAGAATCCGCATTAGAAAATAAACTTCCACAACTACTCAAGCTTACCGATATTCTTGGCGACACACACGCACACACAACTTACAGCGATGGGGAAAGTACAATAGAGGAAATAGCACAAAAAGCCCAAAAACTAGATTATCAATGGATAGTGCTTGCAGATCACTCAATATCGCTAAAAGTTGCAAACGGCTTAGACATAAAGAAACTTGAAAGAAAAATTGATGAGATAAAAGAGTTTAACCGAGGAAATTCAAAAGTAAAAGTTCTTTGCGGCAGTGAAGTTGATATTCTCTCAGATGGTACATTAGACTACCCCAATGAAGTATTAAAAAAGTTGGACTTTGTAGTTGCGGCAATTCATACAGGTTTTAAACAAAGCTCAGAACAAATAACTAATAGAATAATTTCAGCTATAAAAAACCCTTTCGTGCACTGCATTGCCCATCCCACAGGCCGTTTAATCAATAAACGCGAACCATACGCGTTAGATATTGAAAAAGTTATTAATGAAGCACATACAAACAAAAAAATGTTAGAAATAAACTGCTACCCCGACCGTTTAGACCTTTGTGACATACACTCAAAACGCGCAAAAGAAGTTGGGGTAATGCTTGCCCTTGGTTCCGACTCACATAGCGCTGATGAGCTAACCAATATGAGTTATGGTGTTTATACAGCACAACGAGGGTGGATTTCTAAAGACAATGTCATAAACTCAAAAACATACAGCGAACTTTTGGAGTACTTAAATGGTTGTTGAAGTTAAACTTCCCAAAAAACGAATAAATCTTGCAGAACTTCAGAATATAAAAGCCCTGCTTAGCAAGAATTCTTTGCACACAGTATGCCAAAGCGCGTTATGCCCAAACATTGGAGAATGTTTCAAGCGCAAAACTGCAAGTTTTTTAATAGCTGGTAATTCCTGTACAAGAAACTGTTCGTTCTGCGCAATAGACAACAATAAACCAAATGCATTAGATGAAAAGGAACCACAAAAAATAGCAGACACCCTAAAAGAGTTGAACTTAAATTTTGTCGTAATAACATCCGTCACAAGAGACGATTTGCCCGACGGCGGGGCACAACACTTTATAAACACAATTACAGCCATAAAAAAAACTCTGCCAGAGTGCAAAGTGGAAGTTCTTGTCCCTGATTTTAAGGGTGATATCAATGCAATAAAAACCGTCTGCAATGCAAACCCTGATGTTTTTGCGCATAATATAGAAACTGTAGAACGCCTATACCCTCATTTGCGCTCAATGGCAAATTATAAGCGTTCCTTAAAAGTTTTACAAACTGCAAAAGAACTTGGTTGTTTAGTTAAATCGGGCATAATGCTTGGGCTTGGGGAAACTGCTAAGGAAGTGTTAACCACATTAACAGACCTAAAAAATGCAGGATGTGAAATTGTAACAATCGGCCAATACTACCCGCCACAAAAAACAAGTTACCCTGTAAAAGAAAAAATATCCGATGAACAATTCGTACACTATAAAGATATGGCACTTCAAATTGGTTTTAAATCATGCGCAAGCGGCACATTTGTCAGAAGCTCTTATTTTGCGGAAACAAGTTACAAAATTGCTACTAACCCTAAGTAATTTATGCAATAAATTATTATACACCTCAACTGCTATAAAAGAATTAAAAAATAAAACATTCAAGTAATTTTGTATAATATAAACAATATATTCCTAAACAAAATATGTTGTTTTTAGCTTAATTGCATTTAGCTACTAAATACTAAAAAATATATAAATAGAATAGCAACAAGGGAAACTAAAAAAATGAAAACAGATGAAATTAGAAAAAAATACCTGGATTACTTTGTAAAAAAAGGCGCAACCATTGTAAAGTCCGACTCAATTATTCCAACGGGCGATAACAGCTTGCTTTTTACATCGGCTGGTATGGTACAGTTTAAAAAACATTTTCTTGGGCAAAGTAAAGACAAATTTACAAGCGCAATCTCGTGCCAAAAATGCTTTAGAACCTCTGATATAGAAAATGTCGGCAACACAAACCGCCACCTTACTTTTTTTGAAATGCTCGGTAATTTCTCATTTGGCGATTACTTCAAAAAAGAAGCAATAAGCTGGGCATGGCACTTTCTTACCAGTGAAATGGGCATACCACAAGAAATTCTTTTTCCCACAATTTATAAAGATGATAATGAAGCGGCAGAAATTTGGAAGAGTGTTGCCCCAAACGCAACAATTACAAAAATGGGTGAAGATACAAATTTCTGGAATATGGGGCCCACAGGGCCGTGCGGTCCATGTTCAGAAATTTTAATTGACTTAGGCCCGGAAATGGGTTGCGGCAAGCCGACATGTGGCCCGGCATGCGACTGCAACCGCTATCTTGAAGTGTGGAACCTGGTTTTCACACAGTTTGACCGCCAAGCAGACGGCTCACTAAAAAATCTGCCAAAGAAAAATATAGACACAGGAATGGGGCTTGAACGGCTTTGCGCCTTAGTTAATGGCAAAAAAAATGTATTTGAAACCGATCTTTTTCTGCCCCTGATAGAAAAACTCAGGGAACTTACAAATACCGAAATAAATAAGAAAACATTGCCCAAACTGCGTATGATGGCAGACCACGCAAGAGCAGTTGTGCTATTGATTTGCGATGGGGTACTACCGTCAAATGAAGGTCGCGGATATGTATTGCGCAGAATACTGCGCCGTGCTGTGCGCCAGGGTCGTCTATTTGGAATTAACGAGCCATTTCTTTACAAAATGGTTGATACAGTTTTCTCACTTATGGGCAACGCATACCCTGAACTTAACGAACGAAAGGAAAACATTGCAACCATTGTCAAAATGGAAGAAGAAAAGTTTTTTACAACTCTGGATTCTGGAATAAAAATATTAGACGAGGCAATAAAGAAGTACAAAACAAAAAAAATCAATACGCTTGATGGCGCAGAAGTATTTCGCCTATACGACACTTATGGCTTTCCGCTTGAACTAACCAAAGAAATTGCCGATGAAAACGATCTTTTAATTGACGAAATAGCTTTTTTAACCGCACAAAAGAATGCTCAGGAAATGTCTCGCGCGGCATGGAGCGGCTCGGGTGAAAAAGATACAACATTTTACTCTTCAATAAACAAAGAACTCGGAGACAGCGAATTTGTTGGTTACGACCAAAACGAAATTTCCAACGCAAAAATTCTGAAAATTATTAAAGATGGAAAAGTTGTTTCTATATTGCAACAAGGCGAAAGTGCGGAAGTAGTTTTAGATAAAACTCCTTTTTACGCTGAAAGCGGCGGCCAGGCAGGTGACAGCGGTGAAATTTCGTCAAAAGATTTTATATTGCAAGTTACAAACACAATAAAACCGACAGGCGGCCTTATTGTGCACAAAGTGCTCTCAATTAAGGGTTCTGCTTCAGCATTATCTATTGTAAATGTAAAAATAAATGAGAAGTTACGCATTGATACTTCTCGCCATCACACGGCAACTCACTTATTGCATAAAGCTTTGCGTAGCGTGCTTGGCACCCATGTAACACAGGCCGGCTCGCTTGTTACTCCTGAGAGTTTGCGTTTTGACTTTGCGCATTTTTCGGCATTAAAACCACAGGAATTAAAATTTGTAGAAGACATTGCAAACGAAGCAGTTTTAGCGGCCTTACCTGTTACCTGTACGCAACAAAGCATTGCGGAGGCAAGAAAAGCAGGCGCAATGGCACTTTTTGGCGAAAAATATGGCGAAACCGTGCGAATGGTTAGTGTTGGCAAATCAGTGCAAAATGCTTTCTCCATTGAGCTTTGCGGCGGAACTCATGTAAAAAACACAGGTGAAATCGGACTTATCAAAATAACCTCCGAATACTCTGTTTCGTCCGGAACAAGAAGAATTGAAGCAATTGCAGGCACTGCAACACTTGAGTATTTACGCCGTAAAGATAGCACTATAGAAAGTGTTTCAGCTCTTTTAAAAACCCCTGCTGAGCAATTAACTCAGAAGGTAGAAAAAATACTTACACAAACTAAAGACCTTGAAAAACAAGTTTCAAAACTGAAAGCTCAAATAGCATCTGGGTCAGGCAGTAGCGACACTTCAAAAATAGTTGAAGCCAGAGGAATAAAAATTGTCGCATGCAGTTACGAAGATTTAGACGATCAATCGTTGCGTATGGCACTTGAAAAGTTAAAAGAAAAAATAACGGATGGTGTTGCGATTGCACTTAATGTTACCGAAGGTAAAGTTGGCTTTATGGTACTTGCCACAAAAGCGGCTCAAGATGGTGGTTTTAGCGCGGGAAAAGTTGCTAAAAATATTTCTGCTATACTTGGCGGTGCAGGCGGGGGCAAACCCGACTTTGCTCAAGGCGGAGGAAAAGATACTTCAAAAATTTCAGAGGTGTTAAACAAACTTGCGGAGACAATACAATGAGCAAATACTTGGCATTATCTTTTATCGGAAAAGACCGCCCGGGAATCGTTGCGGCAGTTTCAAAAGCGCTTTTTGATGCGGGATGTAATTTAGAAGAATCATCAATGACAAAATTACGAAATGAATTTGCCATGATTTTAATAGTTCGTCTTGGCACCTCTAACTCATTTTTGGCACTCAAAAAAACAATTGAGGCAACTGCAAAAAAAAATGCTTTATCAGTTTTAGTGCGTGACATCTCAAAAGAACCAGTTAATACAAAAACTCAAAAAGGCAAGAAATATATCATAACCGTTTATGGCGCCGACAAACCCGGCATTGTTTATGCCACAAGCGCGTACTTAGCAAAAAACAAGTTCAACATTACAGATGTACAAACAACCCTTAGTGCTAAGGCGTATGTTATGTTTATAGAAATTTTACTTCCAGTTGCAAAAGAGAAAAAAATGCTTGCCGATATTCCTAAAGTGGCAAAAAAGCTTGGGGTAACCATAAGTGCACATCAGGCAGAAGAACCAGAACTTTAATGCGCATATTTATGCAAAAAATATTAACAATTCCTGACCCTATACTTAAAACTCCGTCTATTGCGATAAATGAGTTTACGCAACAAACATACAAAGTTATTGACAAATTAGCGCAAACCATGCGGGCAAACACTGGTTGCGTTGGCATTGCGGCTCCGCAAATTGGCGAGCTCACAAGAATTATTGTTGTAGATGTTTCACTATATCGCAAAAGCGTTCCAAACCGCGGTTTTAGCGTTTTAGTTAACCCAAAAATTATAAAATCAGAGGGCAGGCGTTTTGGCAGAGAGGGGTGTTTAAGCGTACCGGAACTAACTGGAAATGTTTGGCGCTCCGATAAAATTGAAGTTGAAGCGCATGATGAAAACAATAAAAAAATCAGCTTTACCGCACAGGGTTTTGAAGCGGTAGTTTTTCAGCATGAAATAGACCATTTAGATGGCCTGCTTTTCTTAGATAGGGTT is drawn from Endomicrobiales bacterium and contains these coding sequences:
- the alaS gene encoding alanine--tRNA ligase, encoding MKTDEIRKKYLDYFVKKGATIVKSDSIIPTGDNSLLFTSAGMVQFKKHFLGQSKDKFTSAISCQKCFRTSDIENVGNTNRHLTFFEMLGNFSFGDYFKKEAISWAWHFLTSEMGIPQEILFPTIYKDDNEAAEIWKSVAPNATITKMGEDTNFWNMGPTGPCGPCSEILIDLGPEMGCGKPTCGPACDCNRYLEVWNLVFTQFDRQADGSLKNLPKKNIDTGMGLERLCALVNGKKNVFETDLFLPLIEKLRELTNTEINKKTLPKLRMMADHARAVVLLICDGVLPSNEGRGYVLRRILRRAVRQGRLFGINEPFLYKMVDTVFSLMGNAYPELNERKENIATIVKMEEEKFFTTLDSGIKILDEAIKKYKTKKINTLDGAEVFRLYDTYGFPLELTKEIADENDLLIDEIAFLTAQKNAQEMSRAAWSGSGEKDTTFYSSINKELGDSEFVGYDQNEISNAKILKIIKDGKVVSILQQGESAEVVLDKTPFYAESGGQAGDSGEISSKDFILQVTNTIKPTGGLIVHKVLSIKGSASALSIVNVKINEKLRIDTSRHHTATHLLHKALRSVLGTHVTQAGSLVTPESLRFDFAHFSALKPQELKFVEDIANEAVLAALPVTCTQQSIAEARKAGAMALFGEKYGETVRMVSVGKSVQNAFSIELCGGTHVKNTGEIGLIKITSEYSVSSGTRRIEAIAGTATLEYLRRKDSTIESVSALLKTPAEQLTQKVEKILTQTKDLEKQVSKLKAQIASGSGSSDTSKIVEARGIKIVACSYEDLDDQSLRMALEKLKEKITDGVAIALNVTEGKVGFMVLATKAAQDGGFSAGKVAKNISAILGGAGGGKPDFAQGGGKDTSKISEVLNKLAETIQ
- the polX gene encoding DNA polymerase/3'-5' exonuclease PolX → MSTNKELAKIFLGISELLALDGESIFKIRAYEHAAQLLDTLTLSVQELAANGRLLELPGIGKSIAEKITEYLSSGKIEFYDELKTRFPDSILEIMALEGVGPKRAILLKDGLGITTLEQLKSAAEQNKISTLDGFGQKSQQNILQSIANHKKYSGRTLLSYALENAENLLSIIKQNPKVLEISIAGSLRRYKETIGDIDILCSVKIGSEEEIINLFTNLPEVQTVIVKGTKKTSVKLVSDIQVDLRVVPQTSFATALQYFTGSKEHNVVLRERANKLGLTLNEYGLYKLTDKNTPLPCASEKDIYKTLKMQYIPPPLRENRGEIESALENKLPQLLKLTDILGDTHAHTTYSDGESTIEEIAQKAQKLDYQWIVLADHSISLKVANGLDIKKLERKIDEIKEFNRGNSKVKVLCGSEVDILSDGTLDYPNEVLKKLDFVVAAIHTGFKQSSEQITNRIISAIKNPFVHCIAHPTGRLINKREPYALDIEKVINEAHTNKKMLEINCYPDRLDLCDIHSKRAKEVGVMLALGSDSHSADELTNMSYGVYTAQRGWISKDNVINSKTYSELLEYLNGC
- the def gene encoding peptide deformylase encodes the protein MQKILTIPDPILKTPSIAINEFTQQTYKVIDKLAQTMRANTGCVGIAAPQIGELTRIIVVDVSLYRKSVPNRGFSVLVNPKIIKSEGRRFGREGCLSVPELTGNVWRSDKIEVEAHDENNKKISFTAQGFEAVVFQHEIDHLDGLLFLDRVASVKTDIFRRKNIVINHN
- the lipA gene encoding lipoyl synthase, with the protein product MVVEVKLPKKRINLAELQNIKALLSKNSLHTVCQSALCPNIGECFKRKTASFLIAGNSCTRNCSFCAIDNNKPNALDEKEPQKIADTLKELNLNFVVITSVTRDDLPDGGAQHFINTITAIKKTLPECKVEVLVPDFKGDINAIKTVCNANPDVFAHNIETVERLYPHLRSMANYKRSLKVLQTAKELGCLVKSGIMLGLGETAKEVLTTLTDLKNAGCEIVTIGQYYPPQKTSYPVKEKISDEQFVHYKDMALQIGFKSCASGTFVRSSYFAETSYKIATNPK